The DNA segment GGGTATCAAACTCCATTCTTCATAGAGAACTTTTTCATTCTCACCTTTTTCAAATCAATCCATGGCGAAATTTCTAAGGTTAACCACGGAATTAAATGTCCGGCGCCGGTACTGGTTGGCAAAAGAGGGATCGGTTCGTGACGATCTTCCGATTAGACTAATTTTCACGGCCCGGATGTCATCGACGATCGCGGGCAGGTTGACGGTGGCGCCATTCTTCATCGTATATTGAAACTGCAGGTCCTCGATATTTTCCGCATAGACCTGAGCGGCCTTGCCGGGCACCTTAAGCATCAAGTTGGGATGGGCCGTATCGGTCCGGTCAATGTAATATTTAAGTTGTTCCATCTGCAGGACAATCGACCCCTGGGGATAGCAGCGCGATAGTATTGTGGTATTATGCTGCAGGTGAAAGGCGGCCGCCTGCACTTCAGTTATTTCCAAAAATTCCCCGCCGCCCGAGTCGGGCGAAAAAATATAAACGTACTGACTGTCGTGAAAACATGAGACGTCATGTCCGTCGCAGCGCAACTCAGACGAGGGAGTTGGCATGGCGTGCTCAATAGGCGCCTGACACCCGGTTGAACTATAGTTTATGGTGATGGTGTCCGGGTTGGTATTGCTGGCGACAATACCCGGCAGACCCAGCGGCAAACCGTTTCCGGCCATTCGAATCTGGCGAGTCAGTTCATCGA comes from the Candidatus Zixiibacteriota bacterium genome and includes:
- a CDS encoding hypothetical protein (Evidence 5 : Unknown function), translating into MKNIRFLCGGERGISMVEMLIALFMTALVLSAIFGVYINQHKNWMIQEDVTDIQQNSRAAIDELTRQIRMAGNGLPLGLPGIVASNTNPDTITINYSSTGCQAPIEHAMPTPSSELRCDGHDVSCFHDSQYVYIFSPDSGGGEFLEITEVQAAAFHLQHNTTILSRCYPQGSIVLQMEQLKYYIDRTDTAHPNLMLKVPGKAAQVYAENIEDLQFQYTMKNGATVNLPAIVDDIRAVKISLIGRSSRTDPSFANQYRRRTFNSVVNLRNFAMD